In Myxococcus xanthus, the DNA window CGCGGGGGCGGTGTCACCGCTCTTGCCCGTCACCACACCCTTCACCTTCTCCATGGCGGCCTTCGGGTCGATGTTGCCCTTGAGGGTGCCGAACGGCGTGTCGATGACCTGCTCCCGCTTCTCCGAGGAGGCGTAGCCCTCTGGCGCGCACAGGGCCTTCGAGGTGTCGCGCACGGAGACGACGGGGGTGTTGATGGTGGTGGAGTCCTCGGACGTGGCCTTGGCGACGAGCTTGTCGTCGCGCATCAGCACGCAGCGGTCCTCGCCGTAGTACCAGGCGGTGGAGCTGTCCGGGAACTCCTGCGCGCGCGTGGGTCCTGAGCCCATGGCATCGACGACCTGATGGGACGACATGCCCGGGTAGAGCTTGTCGAAGCCAGGGGTGGCACAGCCGGCGGCGGCGAGCGCGAGTGCGGCGCTGACAATCGGGAGACGCATGGGGTGTGGGGCTCCTTCCGAAAAGGAATCGCGGAGCCTACCCCGGCGCCACGTCCGGCCTCCATGTGGGGGGCCGGACGCATCGTGTCAGAGTTCCTGATCCAACCAGCGGACGATGGCCTCGCGAATCGAGGCCGGCCGCTCGGAGTCCAGTCGGGTGCGAAGCAGGCGGGCCGCGTCGGCGTCGCGCAGCATTGAAGCGGGCATCAGCTCACGCGTGCGAGGAAGGGACGCGCGGGACGCGACGGCGGCAGACCTCATGACTGGCCTTCCTCCTTGGGCTCTCCGCGGCCGTACTTGCCGAGCAGGTCATCCACGGCCTCGCGCAGGTACTCGCTCTGGTGGATGCGGGTCCGCCGCGCCAGCTCGCGCAGCTTCTGGACCTGCTCCTCGGGGACCAGGACGTGGGTGGAGACGATGTCGGCGTCCGGGCCTCGGACGTCGACAGACACTTCCGTGGCCGCCGGGGACGACGGAGCCTCGGGGCTCAGGGGACTGGCGCTTCCATCCTGCATCGGACTTCCTCCGGGCGTGGCTGCTACAGGCCGCTACCTGCCTGTCCGCGGCATTAGGCGGGCGGACGGGCACGTCGTCAAAAAATGCGCCGGGGGCCAGGGGCTCGAGCCGTGCCGCAGCTCGCGTTGACAGCGCGGTACCGCGCTGCTACTCCGCGACTTGCCTTAGGGGAGTAGTTCACGCCAGCGGCGCTGGCGGCGGGAAGCTCGACACACTGGCTGGAAACGGCCCGGGCCCCCACCTCGTGATGTTCGCGAGACGAACGAGACCTTCGGACAGGGATTGTCGTTTCTTCCTGGCCGAGGTCCGTCGTGTGCGCGTGCTGCCCTGGCGTCTCCCACGAATCTGAACCCCGGCCCTGTTGTTGCGAGGGAGTCGTCATGTTGGAAGCGCTCATGGGTTCGTTTGTGTTGGTGGCCGCCAGTGAGATGGGGGACAAGACGCAGTTGCTCGCGTTCTCCCTGGCCACGCGGTTTCGCAAGCCGTGGCATGTGCTGGCGGGCATCTTCGTCGCCACCGTCGCCAATCACGCGCTGGCGTCCAGCGTGGGCAGTTGGGTGTCCGCGCACGTGCCGGCGAAGTGGATGGCGCTGCTCCTGGCGGTGCTCTTCATCGGCTTCGGTTTGTGGACGCTCAAGCCGGACACGCTGGATGAAGACGGAGGCAAGCCGCCGCGCTTCGGCGCTTTCCTCACCACGGTGGTGCTCTTCTTCCTCGCGGAGATGGGGGACAAGACGCAGTTGGCCACCATGGCCGTGGCCGCGCGTTATCAGGCGCCCATCACGGTGACGCTGGGCACCACGGCCGGGATGATGCTGTCGGACGGCCTGGCTGTGTTCCTGGGGGACCGGCTCGCCGGGCGGGTGCAGATGAGTTGGGTGCGGTGGGCCGCCGCCAGCCTCTTCTTCATCTTCGGCGCCCTGTCGCTGTGGACGGCGCTCCGGATGTCCTGACGGCTGGGACGCGCAGTGTGAATGAGGCGCTGTTACGGAGAAGTGTATTGCGCTTCATCACGGGAAAAGCTCCCATGTGAGAGGTCTGGGATGACCCGGACTTTTCTTCAGGAGCTGGAATGCGTTCCCCCATTCGTTTCTCCGCGATGATTCTGATGAGCGCCCTCATGGGCGTGGGTTGCAACGGTGCCCAGCCGCAGGACCCGGCGGCCGAGGCCGAGGTGATTGCCGAGACGGCGGAAGTGAAGCAGGGCGCTGTGGGCGACGTGGTGCTGCGCTGTGACGAGTTCCAGGGCGGCACGCACCTGGAGGTCGTCCAGACGGCGACCGGCTTCGAGGCCGCGTACGTCTCCGAGGAGTACGACCCCTGGGATTGTCGCTGCACGTACACGAAGCGCGAGATTCTGGGGCAGTACAACCAGTGCCGCCGGTCCACGGTGGACCCGCGCATCATGAACTGCTACCGCATCGAGCCGAGCGGCACCATTGGCAAGGTGGTGCTGTCCACCACGCGCGTGCAGAAGACGCAGATGGTCATCGGCAGCAGCACGACGGTGAACTACAGCGAGCTGAGTGTCGCGGCCATCAACCAGGATCCCGGCCAGACGCCGCGCCGTGACTACGTCTTCCCGCTGAGCGACTGCCAGTAGTCCGTACCCGGGCCGGGGTGGCGAGTGTGCCCCGGCCCTTTCTCCAGGGGGGGCGATGATTTCGGGCCGCGAGGGACGTCTCATCCTCAGGAACCCCTTCCCTGGAGGTCGTCGTGGCAGCGCATGATTCGTTGAAGGCCCGTGAACCGGGCGGTCCCCATGTCATCGTGAGTCTCCCGACGCGAGACCTGGCGAGGGCCTTTCGGTTCTACCGGCAGGGGCTCGGCTTCGCCCTCATGGCCGGGACGGAGGGCGACGCGATGCCCGAGCCCGTCCACTTCCGGCTCAACGCGGGCGTCAGCCTGATGCTCATCCCCACGGGCGGGTTCGGCTGGGTGGCGGGCGGCAACCGGGTGGCGGAGCCGGGCGTCTCCGAGTGCATCCTGGGCCTGTCGCTGGAGACGGAGGCCCAGGTGGACGCGCTCATTGCCCGGGCGCGGGAGGCGGGGGCGGAGGTCCCGGCCCCACCGGGGAAGCAGCCCTGGGGGTACTCGGGGACGTTCAAGGACCCGGACGGCCACGTGTGGATGCTGGACGTGGCGGGCTGAGGGCGGGGCTTCCGGCCAGGCCTCAGTGCTCGAAGATTCGGCCATTCGTCGACCAGGGAGGGGTGTATCCCTGGTTGATGAACTGCCCCATCACCCGGCCGAGCGCGGTGATGGCCTCTCGCTCGATGGCGGTGAGGCCGGGGTGCCAGATGTCGAGCAGCAGGCAGACCCGAGGCCGGTCGCTGTTGTTCCACACCTCGTGCAGGAAGGTGTCGTCGAAGAACAGGGACTCGCCCTCCACCCATTCGCGCGTCTCACCGTCTACCCGGATCCGGCAGTCGGGCGGAACGATGAGCGGCAGGTGGCACGTGAGCTTCAGGTTCATCGTGTCGTGGTGCGGCGGAATCTTCGTTCCCGGGCCGATCACGGAGAAGAAGAAGGCGCCGCTCGGGCTGAACTGAGGGTAGAGCGTCTCCATCAAGGCCGCGCTGCGGGGGCAGGCCTCGCAATTCGTCTCGTTCCGCATGCCCTCCTTGAGCAGATAGAGCGACCCCCAGTCCTGCCGGTCGAGGGTGGGGAAGCGGCCCGGCATCTGCTCTTCGTAGGCCAGCAGTTCGCCCTGGTGCGCGCGCGTCAGGAATTCCTCGCGCAGCATCGGCGTGGCTTCTTTCAGGAGGCGGGCCAGGGAGTCGAGCGAGGGGTACTCGGAGGCCGAGTACCAGCCGCGCGTGCCCAGACCCGGGAAGTAGAACAATGACGGGCGTTGCAGCGCCGGCAGCGGTGGGAGGGGCTGTCGCCCCGTGTTGATGAGCAGGGTTTCTTCCACACGCGCGAGCGCCTCACCCGCATGGGTTCGACGGAAGGGAATCATGGCCGCGTCGAGCGCTTCGATGATGGGATTGGACATGGGGTGCCGTGGAGAATTCTGTGTGGGTTGAATTCTTGAGAGGAAATTCCTGGGCGGTCTGGGGTGTCTTGCGATTCAGGTCAGGGTGGCTTCTATTGTCGTAGCTCTAGGTGGGGTGGAGTGTTTGTTTTGTCATTGAAGCGGGTGGTGTAATGGTTGTCAATGCAAGGGCTTGTCATGACCGTCAAAGTGTCCAGCGGTGCCTGTGAGTTCTCCTGACGCCCCCGCCCATGCCGGGGAGGCCCTCGGCCGGGGAGACCCGGCCCTGGCATTGGCAGCCCTGCCCGGGGGGCCGCCCGCCGGCTTCGTGAGCCAGCCCTTCTGGCTGTTCTGGTTCTTCGAGAACATCTCCGTCGCCGGCCGATGGATGATGGAGATTGCGGGCGGTTGGCTGGTGGCCCGGCTCGCGGATTCGGCGGCGCAGGTCGCGTCATTAATCAGCATCGCCAGCATTCCGGTGCTGGTGAGCATGGCCTGGGCGGGGCAGGTGGCGGATCGCTACGACCGGCGGCGGACGGTCCTGCTGATGGGGCCAGGGCTGGCGGTGACCGCGCCCAGGTGGGCCGGCATGCGGCTCGTGTGCGCCCCCTTGGTGGTGGGACTGGCGCAGGTGGGCCTCTCCTATTCGACCTCGCCGCTGGGGGCCGCGGTCATGCTGGCCATCAGCTCCTTCGGCATCGCCACCCTGGCCGGGCTGACACTGATGTTCATCCAGCTCACGTGTCCCCAGGACCTCCAGGGGCGGCTGTTGGGCCTTCACAACATCCTGTTCGCGGTCGTCCCTCCCGCGGGCATCGTCATGGGCATGTTGACCCACTATGTCGAGCTGCGCGTCAGCATGCGCTTCTTCGGGCTGCTGTTCGCCGGGGTTTCGACGGCGTGGTTGCTGCTCGCGCGGATTGGATCCGCGGACCTCACGAGGGCGGAAGGAAACGGTGTCGTATGAGTGCCTCCAGTTCTTCAGACATCCTGGCGCGGTTCGAGAAACTCGTCCGGCGGCGCGCGGTGTCCTCCGACCCCGCGTGGCGCATGGAGAGCGGGGAGGGCTTCCTCCGGGCCCTCGGGCCTTCGCCATCCCCTTTTGACAATTCCCTGTGTTGGGCCCACACGGATGAAGAGAACGTGGAGGCGGTCATCGCGGCACAGATGGCGTATTTCCGCTCATTGGGGCGCGCCTTCATGTGGAAGGTCTACACCCAGGACAGCCCCAGTGATTTGGAGACGCGTCTACTCCGAGCAGGGTTCGAGGTTCAGGCGCACGTGACGCTGGTCGTGCTCGACACGGCCCGCTCGCAGCCCGCGACCGCGCTTCCTCCGGGCGTCGAAATCCGGCGCGTGGACGACGCCACCGGGCTCGCGGCGGCCATGAAGGTGCAAGAGGTCGTCTGGAGTCAGGACTGCCAATGGTTGCACGACGCATTGAAGGAGGAGCTGCGGACGCAGCCGGACACGCTGAGCATCTTCGTGGGGTGGTCGGAAGGACGGCCCGTGTGCTCCAGTTGGATTCGCATCGAGGAGGGGGCGCCCTTCGCCAGTCTTTGGGGCGGCTCGGTCCTCCCGGACTTCCGGGGCAGGGGCTTCTACCGCGCCATGGTGGCGGCGCGGGCCGAGGTGGCGCGTCAACGCGACATCGCGCACCTCTATGTCGAGGCGGGCGACATGAGTCGGCCCATCCTCGAGCGCCTCGGCTTCCAGGCGCTCTCCCAGGTGGCCAAGTGCATCTACCGTCCGCCTGGCGTCGCGTGAGGCGAAGCTCGCCCAGGCGCCGCACGGGGTGAGACCTAGCGGATTCGTTTCAAGAAACCGCCGGGGTTGCTGGTGAAGAGGAGTTTCTCCCGGCTGCTGTCCCGCTCGAAATCGGGCGCTGTCGGGAGGAACGCCTCGATGGCCTCCATGGGCCCGCGCTCCACCTGGAACGTGTGCAGAGGGTGGCCGATGTTCGTGTCCTCCACGATGAGGTAATGCCCTGGCGACACCAGCGGGCTGTATAGGCGCAGCTCCTGGAGCACGTGCTCGGCGCTGTGGTCCGAGTCGAGCACCACCATCGTTCGGGTTCCGGGAGCGATGCGGCCGCGGACACGCTCGAGGATTTCCGGCGCGACCGAGGACCCCTGCATGTATTCGATGCGGTGGTGCCGGGGCACGCTCTCCCGTTGGTCGAGGTCGATGCTGATGACCTGACCGTGGCCCAGGAGGTCACACAGGTGCGCGAAATAGAGCGCGGAGCCCCCGAACATCGTTCCCGTTTCGATGATGAGGTCCGGGCGCGTCTCGTGGAGGATCTCCTGGTAGATCCACAGGTCATGCGGCACCTTCCGGATGGGGACTCCCATCCACCGCTCGCCTCCGCCGTGGTACTCCCGCGTGACAAGCGCTCCGAAATACAACGCATGGAAGTCGTCGATGATCTGCTTCATGGCGTCGTGTTCCTTTCACTGCGCGATTCGGCGAGGTGTCGCACTCCCGCCAGGTAGGTGGCGGCGAGCCGTTCCACGGTGGACGGCTCGTGCAATTCGTTGCTGTACCGCCATTCGAACTGCAGCAGGCCGTCCACCACGGCGGCGATGAGCTGAAACACATGGCTCCGCCGGGCGGATGGGTCCCGGTCGGTGCCGGTCGACTCACGGGCGAGCCGGAACGCAGGGTTCTCCGTCAGCATTCGTTGGCTCATGTAATCGAAGCTCACCTCGGCGCCTGGCAGTGCGCCCAGCCTCCGCGCCAGCCCCTCCGTGCCGTTCATGTAGCGCAGCAATCCGTGGCCCAGGCCCTGGCCGGGCAGTTGGCGCAGTGAGCTGGCCACCCACTCGAGCGCCTGGGACAGTCCGCTGGCGCCGACGACATCCAGCCGGACAGGGACGTCCGCCGCCATGCAGCCCGCGGTGCGCGTGGGTTCGAGCCCCTCCAGCTCCGCGCGTCCGTGTCGCCCCAGGTCGACGCGCAGGGCGGCGCCCCCCATCCATTGAGAGAGCGTGTGCGCCAGCGGTGTCAGCAAGACGGCTTCCAGACCGCTTCGCGTCGCGGAGGCGTGCTGAAGCAGCCGCTGGGTCTCATCCTCGCGCAAGCTCATGCGCACGGAGCGCATCGAACCCTCTGAGTTGGTGCCTGGATGGTCGTGCGGGAGTCGCCCGCACGCGCCTTCGAGCTGACTCAGCCATGCCGTTGCCTCCTGCTCCAACCGGGGCGTGTGGGCGAGCGCGTGCAGGTGTTCGGCCCACGCCCTGAACGAGACCGGGGCTGGAGGCCGCTGGATCGACTGCCCCTCAAGGATTTGACGGTAGGCCTCCTGAAGCTCGTCGGTGAGCAGGGCCCAGGTCACGCCATCGGCGATGAGGAAATGGAAGATGAACAGCAGCCTTCCAGGTCGGTGGGCACCGAGGTCGAAGGCCGCCACGCGGAACAGCGGGCCGTCTGTCAGCGTCAGGCTTCGTTGGAGGGCCTGCGCGGCGGATTCGATGGCCGGAGGTAGCGCGGTGTCGGGGACGGAGGACAGGTCCACGCGCGAGAAGGGGGGCGTCGCGGCGCTTCCCGCGTCGAACTGCTTCCAGCCGCTTTCGTGCCGCACGAAGCGGAGCCGGAGCGCATCGTGACGCGCGAGCAGCAAGCGAAGCGCCTCCTGGAACGCCTCTGTCTGGAGTGGCTCGTGCACATCGAGGAGCAGCGAGCGGTTCCAATGGTGCGGCGCGGGCACGTCCGACTCCAGGAAGCGCCGCTGGGAAGGTGTCAACGGGATGGGCCCTCCCACTGCAGTGGGGGCCGGTGGTTCGGGTTGGTCGCCGATGACCTCGGAGAGCTGGGCGATGGTTTGATGGAGGAGGAGCTGGCGCGCGGTGAGCCGCAATCCCGCATCGTTCGCTCGCGCGACGACCCGGATGGCCAGGAGGGAGTCACCGCCGAGTTCGAAGAAGTTGTCGTGGATTCCAACCTCGCGCCGCTTGAGCACCTCCGTCCAGACCCGGACCAGCGTCTCCTCGGTGGCGTTGCGAGGCGGGGGACGCGGCGCGTGGAGCGCCTCGGAGGCCTGCCAGCCGGACACCGCGCGGCGATCCACCTTGCCGCTGGGAAGACGTGGCAAGGACTCCCGCATCACGATGCGCGCGGGAATCTGGCTGGAGGGCAGCGTCGCCCCGAGGCGCAGGCGCAACGTCGCCTCTGCCAATCCCTGGACGGCGGGGACCACGTGCGCTTCCAGGTGGCCGTCGCCCGCGGGTGCTTGCCGATGCAGCACCACCGCTTCTCGGACCTCCGCGAGCTGTTCGAGCGCGCACTCCACTTCGCCCAGCTCGATTCGAAAGCCCCGGACCTTCACCTGGTGGTCCCTGCGGCCGAGGAACTCCACATCACCATCAGGCAACAGCCGCGCGAGGTCTCCGGTCCGGTACATCCGTGCGCCTTCCCTTCCACTGAAGGGGTCGGGCACGAACGCCGCCGCCGTGAGCGCGGGCTGGGCCAGATATCCACGCGCGAGGCCCGCGCCGCCGATGAACAGTTCTCCCGGCGCGCCCGCGGGAACGGGGTGCCCGGATGCGTCGAGGATGTACAGACAACCTCCCGCCAGCGGCCGGCCAATGGGGACCCGGCTGGCCTCCACACGCGCCGTGGGTTCGCACACCGTGGCGGTGATGGTGGCTTCGGTGGGGCCGTACGCGTTGAGCCAGCGGATGTGGGAGGGAACACGCTCGCGCCAGCGCGCCAGCCGCTCGGGGGACGGTGCCTGGCTTCCCGTCACCAGCAGGCGCACCGAAGGCGGAATCGCGACCGGAAGCCGGGGCAGCTCCTCCACCCATTCATGCCAGTACGGCGCTGGGATGTTCACCACGGTGACCGTGGCCTGCTCGAGCAGCGCCAGGAACTCGGCCACGGGTGGGGCTGCTCCGGGAGGGGAGAGCACCACCGTCGCGCCTGCTGCCAGCGTGGGGAAGAGTTCCTCCGCGGCGACGTCGACACTGAGCGTGGCGAAGTGCAACACCCGGTCCTCGGGACCCAGGCCGTATCGCTGCTGCACGGCCAGCAGATGATTCATCAGGGCGCCATGGGGCACGACGACGCCCTTGGGGCGGCCGGTGGAGCCCGAGGTGTGAAGTACGTAAGCCGCGTTCTCCGGGCACACGTCGACGTCCAGGGGGACCGCCGGTTCGAGCGCGGCCTGGGCTCGCAGGACGTCGAGGTGGATGACGCGGGCCGGTGTACCGGATACGCCTGCCGCGAGCCCGGTTTGGACGAGCACCACCGGCGCCTCGACGCCTTCGATGAGCGACAGCAGCCGCTCGCGGGGCGCGGTGGAGTCCAGGGGAACGTAGGCCGCTCCGGCCTTGAGCACGCCGAGCATGGCGACAATCGCGTCGACGGAGCGCTCCGCACACAGGGCGACTCGCGTCTCGGGGCCCACACCCGCCGTGCGCAGCACCCGCGCCACCTGGGTCGCCCGGCGGTCGAGCTCTCCGTAGCCGAGCACCTCCCCCGGTGCCATCAACGCGAGGCGCTCCGGGTGGATCCGTGACTGCCGTGCGATGAACTGATGCACGCCAGGAAAGGGAGCGGCGGGCGCGGGGGACGTGGTGGACGCCGCGAGCAACGCCTGCCACTGCCTGCCTTGGGGCCGCGTCAACGCGGTGAACTCGCGTTCCGGTGTGGCCGTCAGGCGCTCCAGCGCCTGTTCCAGGGCGTGGGCGAGCCGCGCCACCGTGGTTGGCTCGAAGAGTTCCGCGTTGTACTCCAGCGCGCCCGAGTAGCCCTCGTGCGTGGGCCTCAGCCAGAGCGTCAGGTCGAACTGAGTGGTCCGGGTGCCTCGCTCGATGGGTTCCAATCCCAGATTGTCGACGGTGTGCGCGCCGCCCGTCTCCTCTTGGAGCGAGAACATCACCTGGAAGAGCGGGGTGCGGCTCGCGTCGCGCTCGGGGTTGATCGCCTCCACGAGCTTCTCGAAAGGGAGGTCCGCATGCGCATACGCACCCAGCGCCGCCTCGCGGACTCTCGCGAGCAGCTCCTGTCCGGTGGGGGTTCCCGTGAGGTCGGTTCGAATCACCACGGTGTTGACCAGGAGGCCCACCAGGCCCTCCAGCTTCGCGTGGGTCCGCCCCGCGATGGGCGTGCCAATCGCGAACTCCCGTTGTCCACTGAAGCAGCCGAGCACCGCGCTGAAGGCCGTCAGCAACACCATGTAGGGCGTGGCCCCGTGGCGCCGCGCCATGGATTCCACCGCTTCTGACACGGGACGCGGCAGCGCCACCGCATGGGTCCCCGCGCGGAAGTTCGGTACGGCGGGGCGAGGCCGATCCGTGGGCAGCTCCAGCAAGGGAAGGCCAGCCAGCCGCTGCTTCCAGTAGGTGAGCAGCGTTTCCAGCACCGGCCCCTGGAGCAGGTCCCGCTGCCAGTGCGCGTAGTCGGCGTACTGGATGGGCAGCTCCGGCAGGTCCGCGTCGTGGCCGCGCCGCAGCGCCGTGTAGAGGGCGGCAAGCTCCCGGGTGAGCACCCGCAGGGAGCCGCCGTCCGCGATGATGTGGTGTAGCGTCACCGAGAGCACGTGCTCATCGGGCGCCAGCCGCGCGAGGGCAACGCGCATCAGCGGGCCCCGGGCGAGGTCGAACGGCTGCTCCGCTTCCTCGGACAACAATTGCTCCAGCGCCGCTTCACGGTCGCTCACGGGGAGTGTGTCGAGCGCGAGCGTGCGCACCGTCACCGGGGCGCTCGTGAGGACCTCCTGAAAGGGGCGTCCCTCGGTGGCGGGGAATCGTGTCCGGAGCGCCTCATGGCGCCGTACCAGCTGCTGGAAGCTCTCCTGGAGGGCCGAGA includes these proteins:
- a CDS encoding hybrid non-ribosomal peptide synthetase/type I polyketide synthase is translated as MSDTLESVPDGIAIVGLAGRFPKARDIEAFWENLRAGVRGISTFTDAELLAAHLPAEHVRHPRYVKARGALEDTAMFDAAFFDFNAREAELTDPQHRLFLESAWEALEDAGYDSRRYPGRIGVFAGASMSTYLLDALRGGAALPEGLLQLAIGNLSDFLSTRLSYKLDLRGPSVSVQTACSTSLVATHLACLHLLAGQCDIALAGGVSARAREVGGYLYQEGGIFSPDGHCRAFDARAQGTVEGSGVGLVVLMRLEDALAEGAHIRAVIRGTAINNDGRQKVGYTAPSIQGQAEVIAMAHRMAGVEARTIDYVEAHGTGTAMGDPIEFTALVQAFGEDALPGACALGSVKASIGHLDAAAGVAGLIKTTLALEHKQLPPSLDFEHPNPQLDFSRSPFHVNTRLTEWPARETPRRAGVSSFGIGGTNAHVVLEEAPPFEPSGPARDTQLLVLAARTPSALDAMSDRLARHLEAHPELPLADAAFTLQVGRRAFTHRRALTCRGRDDALAALRGHRPREVSSGSAADGEQAVAFLFPGQGAQYVNMGRELHEQEPVFRQALDRCARLLLPHLDLDVRQLLHPSEARREEAEALLRRTAFTQPALFAVEFALAQLWESWGIRPAMMLGHSVGEYVAACLAGVFSLEDALAAVADRGRLVQQLPPGSMLSVPLPADTLQPLLGGRLSLAAINGPSLCVAAGPREEVQRLEQTLEDRGHTCTWLHTSHAFHSAMMEPALAPFAARLADVPLRAPKTPFVSNLTGRWISAAEATDPGYWVRHLREPVRFSDGLKCLFERHAPHLLEAGPGRTLTTLALRHPDRPAGSVAVCSLRPPKEEGSDTTFVQQALGRLWVAGVEVNWDGFHAGGRRHRVPLPAYPFERQHYLLGVQAAARQATTAEAASVAPLARHERPGIATPFVAPGTVLERRVAGIWEESLGFSPIGRHDSFFELGGHSLLATRIVSRLQEEFGVTLPVGKLFESPTVADIAARIEALEPTTNRADIPRRMPREGMRDLSFAQQRLWTLEQLTPGTSAYHLPQALRLRGPLDVSALQESFQQLVRRHEALRTRFPATEGRPFQEVLTSAPVTVRTLALDTLPVSDREAALEQLLSEEAEQPFDLARGPLMRVALARLAPDEHVLSVTLHHIIADGGSLRVLTRELAALYTALRRGHDADLPELPIQYADYAHWQRDLLQGPVLETLLTYWKQRLAGLPLLELPTDRPRPAVPNFRAGTHAVALPRPVSEAVESMARRHGATPYMVLLTAFSAVLGCFSGQREFAIGTPIAGRTHAKLEGLVGLLVNTVVIRTDLTGTPTGQELLARVREAALGAYAHADLPFEKLVEAINPERDASRTPLFQVMFSLQEETGGAHTVDNLGLEPIERGTRTTQFDLTLWLRPTHEGYSGALEYNAELFEPTTVARLAHALEQALERLTATPEREFTALTRPQGRQWQALLAASTTSPAPAAPFPGVHQFIARQSRIHPERLALMAPGEVLGYGELDRRATQVARVLRTAGVGPETRVALCAERSVDAIVAMLGVLKAGAAYVPLDSTAPRERLLSLIEGVEAPVVLVQTGLAAGVSGTPARVIHLDVLRAQAALEPAVPLDVDVCPENAAYVLHTSGSTGRPKGVVVPHGALMNHLLAVQQRYGLGPEDRVLHFATLSVDVAAEELFPTLAAGATVVLSPPGAAPPVAEFLALLEQATVTVVNIPAPYWHEWVEELPRLPVAIPPSVRLLVTGSQAPSPERLARWRERVPSHIRWLNAYGPTEATITATVCEPTARVEASRVPIGRPLAGGCLYILDASGHPVPAGAPGELFIGGAGLARGYLAQPALTAAAFVPDPFSGREGARMYRTGDLARLLPDGDVEFLGRRDHQVKVRGFRIELGEVECALEQLAEVREAVVLHRQAPAGDGHLEAHVVPAVQGLAEATLRLRLGATLPSSQIPARIVMRESLPRLPSGKVDRRAVSGWQASEALHAPRPPPRNATEETLVRVWTEVLKRREVGIHDNFFELGGDSLLAIRVVARANDAGLRLTARQLLLHQTIAQLSEVIGDQPEPPAPTAVGGPIPLTPSQRRFLESDVPAPHHWNRSLLLDVHEPLQTEAFQEALRLLLARHDALRLRFVRHESGWKQFDAGSAATPPFSRVDLSSVPDTALPPAIESAAQALQRSLTLTDGPLFRVAAFDLGAHRPGRLLFIFHFLIADGVTWALLTDELQEAYRQILEGQSIQRPPAPVSFRAWAEHLHALAHTPRLEQEATAWLSQLEGACGRLPHDHPGTNSEGSMRSVRMSLREDETQRLLQHASATRSGLEAVLLTPLAHTLSQWMGGAALRVDLGRHGRAELEGLEPTRTAGCMAADVPVRLDVVGASGLSQALEWVASSLRQLPGQGLGHGLLRYMNGTEGLARRLGALPGAEVSFDYMSQRMLTENPAFRLARESTGTDRDPSARRSHVFQLIAAVVDGLLQFEWRYSNELHEPSTVERLAATYLAGVRHLAESRSERNTTP
- a CDS encoding VOC family protein; translation: MAAHDSLKAREPGGPHVIVSLPTRDLARAFRFYRQGLGFALMAGTEGDAMPEPVHFRLNAGVSLMLIPTGGFGWVAGGNRVAEPGVSECILGLSLETEAQVDALIARAREAGAEVPAPPGKQPWGYSGTFKDPDGHVWMLDVAG
- a CDS encoding aspartyl/asparaginyl beta-hydroxylase domain-containing protein; this translates as MSNPIIEALDAAMIPFRRTHAGEALARVEETLLINTGRQPLPPLPALQRPSLFYFPGLGTRGWYSASEYPSLDSLARLLKEATPMLREEFLTRAHQGELLAYEEQMPGRFPTLDRQDWGSLYLLKEGMRNETNCEACPRSAALMETLYPQFSPSGAFFFSVIGPGTKIPPHHDTMNLKLTCHLPLIVPPDCRIRVDGETREWVEGESLFFDDTFLHEVWNNSDRPRVCLLLDIWHPGLTAIEREAITALGRVMGQFINQGYTPPWSTNGRIFEH
- a CDS encoding GNAT family N-acetyltransferase — translated: MSASSSSDILARFEKLVRRRAVSSDPAWRMESGEGFLRALGPSPSPFDNSLCWAHTDEENVEAVIAAQMAYFRSLGRAFMWKVYTQDSPSDLETRLLRAGFEVQAHVTLVVLDTARSQPATALPPGVEIRRVDDATGLAAAMKVQEVVWSQDCQWLHDALKEELRTQPDTLSIFVGWSEGRPVCSSWIRIEEGAPFASLWGGSVLPDFRGRGFYRAMVAARAEVARQRDIAHLYVEAGDMSRPILERLGFQALSQVAKCIYRPPGVA
- a CDS encoding MFS transporter translates to MSSPDAPAHAGEALGRGDPALALAALPGGPPAGFVSQPFWLFWFFENISVAGRWMMEIAGGWLVARLADSAAQVASLISIASIPVLVSMAWAGQVADRYDRRRTVLLMGPGLAVTAPRWAGMRLVCAPLVVGLAQVGLSYSTSPLGAAVMLAISSFGIATLAGLTLMFIQLTCPQDLQGRLLGLHNILFAVVPPAGIVMGMLTHYVELRVSMRFFGLLFAGVSTAWLLLARIGSADLTRAEGNGVV
- a CDS encoding ribbon-helix-helix domain-containing protein, with amino-acid sequence MQDGSASPLSPEAPSSPAATEVSVDVRGPDADIVSTHVLVPEEQVQKLRELARRTRIHQSEYLREAVDDLLGKYGRGEPKEEGQS
- a CDS encoding cephalosporin hydroxylase family protein, coding for MKQIIDDFHALYFGALVTREYHGGGERWMGVPIRKVPHDLWIYQEILHETRPDLIIETGTMFGGSALYFAHLCDLLGHGQVISIDLDQRESVPRHHRIEYMQGSSVAPEILERVRGRIAPGTRTMVVLDSDHSAEHVLQELRLYSPLVSPGHYLIVEDTNIGHPLHTFQVERGPMEAIEAFLPTAPDFERDSSREKLLFTSNPGGFLKRIR
- a CDS encoding TMEM165/GDT1 family protein, with translation MLEALMGSFVLVAASEMGDKTQLLAFSLATRFRKPWHVLAGIFVATVANHALASSVGSWVSAHVPAKWMALLLAVLFIGFGLWTLKPDTLDEDGGKPPRFGAFLTTVVLFFLAEMGDKTQLATMAVAARYQAPITVTLGTTAGMMLSDGLAVFLGDRLAGRVQMSWVRWAAASLFFIFGALSLWTALRMS